One region of Trinickia violacea genomic DNA includes:
- a CDS encoding efflux RND transporter periplasmic adaptor subunit: MALALCGAMALAGCHQTEATATAPRPVVAVAVHPDGRPALASLPGAVDARYSTPLSFRVAGKIVERQVRLGDTVKAGQIVARLDPEDLQKSVANTQAQLDGAQHQLVYAKQQLDRDTAQAQEKLIAPAQLEQTQNAYAAASAQRDQAQQQLALAKNQLQYATLAADHAGVITAEDADTGQNVSSGQAVYHLAWSGDIDIVCDAPESALAALAVGRTATITLPALPGKRFTARVREVSPAADPQSRTYRTKLTLEAPGPDVRLGMTADVAFDGVTNDTHPYTLPATALFHDSTDPAVWIVRPGDGTLELRRVQVVRYDERTVSVSAGLNDGDRVVLQGVHTVSAGEKVRVMAPLHPEDFAS; encoded by the coding sequence ATGGCGCTCGCGCTGTGCGGCGCGATGGCCCTCGCCGGGTGCCATCAGACGGAAGCGACCGCGACGGCGCCGCGCCCGGTCGTCGCCGTCGCCGTGCATCCGGATGGACGCCCGGCGCTCGCGTCGCTGCCCGGCGCAGTCGATGCGCGCTATTCCACGCCGCTCTCGTTTCGCGTCGCGGGCAAGATCGTCGAGCGGCAAGTGCGTCTCGGCGATACCGTGAAGGCCGGGCAGATCGTCGCCCGCCTCGACCCGGAAGACTTGCAAAAGAGCGTCGCCAATACACAGGCGCAGCTCGACGGTGCGCAGCACCAACTCGTCTACGCCAAGCAGCAGCTCGATCGCGACACCGCGCAGGCGCAGGAAAAGCTGATCGCGCCCGCCCAGCTCGAGCAGACGCAGAATGCGTACGCGGCCGCCTCGGCGCAGCGCGATCAAGCGCAGCAGCAGCTCGCGCTCGCGAAGAACCAGTTGCAGTACGCGACGCTCGCCGCGGACCACGCGGGCGTCATCACCGCCGAAGACGCCGATACGGGGCAGAACGTGTCATCGGGTCAGGCCGTCTACCATCTCGCGTGGTCGGGCGATATCGACATCGTCTGCGACGCGCCGGAAAGCGCACTCGCCGCGCTCGCGGTCGGCCGCACGGCGACCATCACACTGCCCGCGCTGCCCGGCAAACGCTTCACCGCGCGCGTGCGTGAAGTGTCGCCCGCAGCCGATCCGCAAAGCCGCACCTATCGCACGAAACTCACGCTCGAAGCGCCGGGCCCCGATGTGCGGCTCGGCATGACCGCCGATGTCGCGTTCGATGGCGTGACGAACGACACGCATCCGTACACCCTCCCCGCCACCGCCCTCTTTCACGACAGCACCGATCCGGCTGTGTGGATCGTTCGCCCGGGCGACGGCACGCTCGAACTGCGCCGCGTGCAAGTCGTGCGCTACGACGAGCGCACGGTCTCGGTCTCCGCAGGCTTGAACGACGGCGACCGCGTCGTGCTGCAAGGCGTGCACACGGTCAGCGCCGGAGAAAAAGTGCGCGTGATGGCGCCGCTCCATCCCGAGGACTTCGCATCATGA
- a CDS encoding sugar kinase, whose translation MSTQLDVLTYGEAMAMFVANETGPLASVGEFTKRIAGADLNVAIGLSRLGFKVGWMSRVGRDSFGQYVLDTLAKEGIDASHVTVDARYPTGFQLKSKHDDGSDPAVEYFRKGSAASHLSLDDYAADYALGARHLHLTGVAPAISASSCELAFHLAREMRAAGKTISFDPNLRPTLWPSREAMVASLNALAALADWVLPGIGEGRTLTGFDQPEDIARFYLDAGARGVIVKLGAQGAYFRTGDHDGVIPAQPVANVVDTVGAGDGFAVGVISALLEGLTLPAAVARGNRIGALAIQVSGDSEGLPIRTELARLERLERLGDSSEHAATDALV comes from the coding sequence ATGTCCACCCAGCTCGATGTCTTGACCTACGGCGAAGCGATGGCGATGTTCGTCGCGAACGAAACCGGGCCGCTCGCGAGCGTCGGCGAGTTCACGAAGCGCATCGCCGGCGCCGATCTGAACGTCGCGATCGGCTTGTCGCGCCTCGGCTTCAAGGTCGGCTGGATGAGCCGCGTGGGGCGGGATTCGTTCGGCCAGTACGTGCTCGACACGCTCGCCAAGGAGGGGATCGATGCGAGTCACGTCACGGTCGATGCGCGCTATCCGACCGGCTTTCAACTGAAATCGAAGCACGATGACGGCAGCGATCCGGCTGTCGAGTACTTCCGCAAGGGCTCGGCCGCGAGCCATCTGTCGCTCGACGACTACGCCGCCGACTACGCGCTCGGCGCGCGCCACCTGCATTTGACGGGCGTCGCGCCCGCGATCTCGGCGTCTTCGTGCGAACTGGCGTTCCATCTGGCGCGAGAGATGCGCGCGGCAGGCAAGACGATTTCGTTCGACCCGAATCTGCGGCCGACTTTGTGGCCGTCGCGCGAAGCGATGGTGGCATCGCTCAATGCGCTCGCGGCGCTCGCCGACTGGGTGCTGCCCGGCATCGGCGAAGGCCGCACGCTGACCGGCTTCGACCAGCCCGAGGACATCGCGCGCTTCTACCTCGATGCCGGCGCGCGCGGTGTGATCGTCAAGCTCGGCGCGCAGGGCGCGTATTTCCGCACCGGCGACCACGATGGCGTGATTCCCGCACAACCGGTGGCGAACGTCGTCGACACGGTGGGCGCCGGCGACGGATTTGCGGTCGGCGTCATCAGTGCGCTGCTCGAGGGTCTCACGCTGCCGGCAGCGGTGGCGCGCGGCAACCGGATCGGCGCGCTCGCGATCCAGGTGAGCGGCGATTCCGAAGGCTTGCCGATACGCACGGAATTGGCGAGGCTCGAGCGCCTGGAACGGCTCGGCGACAGCAGCGAACATGCCGCGACCGATGCCTTGGTTTGA
- a CDS encoding DUF2795 domain-containing protein has product MTKKSKIPTEAIDLQIADVLRAVPYPANKDQLVEIARDAGASNELLSILDGLPEQDYADIESVARLIGSNYGPGVSV; this is encoded by the coding sequence ATGACCAAAAAATCGAAGATCCCGACCGAAGCGATCGACCTGCAGATCGCGGATGTCTTGCGCGCCGTGCCTTACCCGGCCAACAAAGACCAGCTCGTGGAGATCGCTCGCGACGCGGGCGCGAGCAACGAGCTGCTGTCGATTCTCGATGGGCTGCCCGAGCAGGACTATGCGGACATCGAATCGGTCGCGCGGTTGATCGGCAGCAACTATGGCCCGGGTGTCAGCGTTTGA
- a CDS encoding LysR family transcriptional regulator has translation MTPDQLITFAAVAEHLNISRAAVALHLSQPAVSGQLRQLQEEFGEPLYQRDGRGIRLTPSGAQLAEYAQRLRDTYRQAHAYRDALRGLERGTLRVGASTTLASYLLPYLIAEFQRRFPEIAIQTAGGNTADIVHSLGSLDIAMIEGPVGADLPPGTGVHPWREDEIVAIVPREHPLAQRESARSEAAEAGASALSATFDELAAYPLVLREEGSGVRQLVERAFSRHGLPMRVALEVAGVEGVKEAVRAGMGIGFVSAMSMRHEDNALSRVSLGPAPLTRRFSILMPHENAPSRVAERFLALCLEGIA, from the coding sequence ATGACCCCTGACCAGCTTATAACGTTCGCCGCCGTCGCCGAGCATCTGAACATCAGCCGCGCGGCCGTGGCGCTGCATCTGTCGCAACCGGCGGTGTCCGGGCAGTTACGCCAGTTGCAGGAGGAATTCGGCGAGCCGCTTTACCAGCGCGACGGCCGGGGGATTCGCCTCACGCCAAGCGGCGCGCAGCTCGCCGAATACGCTCAGCGGCTGCGCGATACGTACCGCCAGGCTCATGCGTACCGCGACGCCTTGCGCGGCCTCGAACGCGGCACGCTGCGCGTCGGCGCGAGCACCACGCTCGCGAGCTATCTGCTGCCGTACCTGATCGCGGAGTTTCAGCGGCGCTTTCCCGAGATCGCGATCCAGACGGCCGGCGGCAATACGGCCGATATCGTCCACTCGCTCGGTTCGCTCGATATCGCGATGATCGAAGGGCCGGTCGGCGCCGATCTGCCGCCCGGCACCGGGGTGCATCCGTGGCGCGAGGACGAGATCGTCGCGATCGTGCCGCGCGAGCATCCCTTGGCGCAGCGGGAGTCGGCCCGCTCGGAAGCGGCCGAGGCGGGTGCGTCGGCGCTATCGGCGACTTTCGATGAGCTTGCGGCCTATCCGCTCGTGCTGCGCGAAGAGGGATCGGGCGTGCGCCAGCTCGTCGAGCGCGCGTTCTCGCGGCATGGTCTGCCGATGCGCGTGGCGCTCGAAGTCGCGGGCGTCGAAGGTGTGAAAGAGGCGGTGCGGGCGGGGATGGGCATCGGCTTCGTGTCGGCGATGTCGATGCGGCACGAGGACAACGCGCTGAGCCGCGTCTCGCTCGGCCCGGCGCCGCTGACGCGGCGCTTTTCGATCCTGATGCCGCATGAGAATGCGCCGTCGCGGGTGGCCGAGCGGTTTCTGGCGCTGTGCCTCGAGGGTATCGCTTGA
- a CDS encoding ClcB-like voltage-gated chloride channel protein, whose product MLSFLLRLRTRAKELFRLSDAHTMLVWSVIVGVLGALATIAFRQGIDFFQWLFVGKIGSFVEMARELPWTVRIWLPAAGGLLAGCALLIARRGADKKANSDYMEAIAIGEGIVPVWQSLWRSISSLFTIGFGGSIGREGSMVQLAALAASAVGRVVHFDPARLRLLVACGAAAGITSAYSAPIAGAFFVTEIVLGSIAMESFGPIVVSSVVANITMREFTSYKPPYQMPVFPAITGVEVLLFVALGLLCGAAAPQFLHLLDATKKQFKRLPVPLPLRLALGGLVVGVISVWVPEVWGNGYSVVNHILHSPWTWTALVTVLVFKLIATAATVGSGAVGGVFTPTLFVGATFGSLFGLVVHAIWPHATSEPFAYAMVGMGAFLAGATQAPLMAILMIFEMTLSYQVVLPLMLSCVVAYFVARAIGKTSMYEITLRRLEDEQERLRLRSLLLRELVKPADTVVPLTASVNEMTRIFLEYPVKYLYVTNDAGCFLGVVALKDITSDLLDKRDTAERTAADYLQQQFDVLTPDMPIGDALQHFMAFQGERLPVIESASEPKLVGAVYKTALLDAYRRMNPAF is encoded by the coding sequence GTGCTTTCATTCCTGCTCCGCCTGCGCACCCGCGCCAAAGAACTGTTCCGCTTGTCCGACGCGCACACGATGCTCGTCTGGTCCGTGATCGTCGGCGTGCTGGGCGCCTTGGCGACCATCGCGTTTCGCCAGGGCATCGACTTCTTTCAATGGCTGTTCGTCGGCAAGATCGGCAGCTTCGTCGAGATGGCGCGCGAGCTGCCGTGGACCGTGCGCATCTGGCTGCCGGCCGCCGGCGGCCTCTTGGCCGGCTGTGCGCTCTTGATCGCGCGCCGCGGCGCCGACAAGAAAGCGAACTCCGACTACATGGAAGCGATCGCGATCGGCGAAGGCATCGTGCCGGTCTGGCAGAGCCTGTGGCGCAGCATCTCGTCGCTGTTCACGATCGGCTTCGGCGGCTCGATCGGGCGCGAAGGGTCGATGGTGCAACTGGCCGCGCTCGCCGCGTCGGCGGTAGGACGCGTCGTGCACTTCGATCCCGCGCGGCTGCGCCTGCTCGTCGCGTGCGGCGCGGCGGCCGGCATCACGTCGGCGTATAGCGCGCCGATCGCCGGTGCGTTCTTCGTCACCGAGATCGTGCTCGGCTCGATCGCGATGGAGAGCTTCGGGCCGATCGTCGTCTCGTCGGTCGTCGCCAACATCACGATGCGCGAATTCACAAGCTACAAGCCGCCGTACCAGATGCCGGTGTTCCCGGCGATCACCGGCGTCGAGGTGCTGCTGTTCGTGGCGCTCGGCTTGCTGTGCGGTGCGGCCGCGCCGCAGTTCCTGCACCTGCTCGACGCCACCAAGAAACAATTCAAGCGCCTGCCCGTGCCGCTGCCGCTCCGGCTCGCGCTCGGCGGTCTCGTGGTCGGCGTGATCTCGGTATGGGTGCCCGAGGTGTGGGGCAACGGCTATAGCGTCGTCAACCACATCCTTCATTCGCCGTGGACCTGGACCGCGCTCGTCACCGTGCTCGTCTTCAAGCTGATCGCGACGGCCGCGACCGTCGGCTCGGGCGCGGTCGGCGGCGTGTTCACGCCGACGCTCTTCGTCGGCGCGACCTTCGGCTCGCTCTTCGGCCTCGTCGTGCACGCGATCTGGCCGCACGCCACGTCGGAGCCCTTCGCGTATGCGATGGTCGGCATGGGCGCGTTCCTCGCCGGGGCGACGCAGGCCCCGCTGATGGCGATTTTGATGATCTTCGAGATGACGCTCAGCTATCAGGTCGTGCTGCCGCTGATGCTCTCATGCGTCGTCGCGTACTTCGTGGCGCGCGCGATCGGCAAGACGTCGATGTACGAGATCACGCTGCGCCGCCTCGAAGACGAGCAAGAGCGCCTGCGGCTGCGCTCGCTGCTGTTGCGCGAACTCGTCAAGCCGGCCGACACCGTTGTGCCGCTCACCGCGAGCGTGAACGAGATGACGCGCATCTTCCTCGAATACCCCGTGAAGTACCTGTATGTCACCAACGATGCCGGGTGCTTTCTCGGCGTCGTCGCGCTGAAGGACATCACGTCCGATTTGCTCGACAAACGCGACACCGCCGAGCGCACCGCCGCCGATTACCTCCAGCAGCAATTCGACGTGCTCACGCCCGACATGCCGATCGGCGACGCGCTGCAGCATTTCATGGCGTTCCAGGGAGAGCGGCTGCCGGTGATCGAAAGCGCGTCCGAGCCGAAGCTCGTCGGCGCGGTCTACAAGACGGCGCTGCTCGACGCCTACCGTCGGATGAATCCGGCGTTCTGA
- a CDS encoding TIM barrel protein has translation MEPVPVSDSAQIQGQFDTAEVVIVASAFGADVIRRDGHVAWLAAAAEAGAAGFEVRRELFRSDADTSLDALALLGHAIERFGMWPVYSTPDSLYRDDGSLDRVALSAAMAEAGALGARFVKLQLGAFDGRADGDGLRDAVAEGRARLVVENGQLREGGLLSQFVELFAALERESTGGVLGMAFDIGNWQWPGEDPLHAAKALAPHVEYIHCKAVVGEGARRFAAAPAADDASCARIFSVLPRHVPRGIEFPFDRDRVASDAKRRVAWLAAA, from the coding sequence ATGGAACCGGTTCCAGTCAGCGATTCAGCGCAAATTCAGGGCCAATTCGACACAGCGGAAGTCGTCATCGTCGCGAGCGCGTTCGGTGCGGACGTCATCCGGCGCGACGGCCATGTCGCGTGGCTGGCCGCGGCCGCAGAGGCCGGGGCGGCCGGTTTCGAAGTGCGTCGTGAATTGTTCCGCTCCGATGCCGACACGTCGCTCGATGCGCTCGCGTTGCTCGGCCATGCGATCGAGCGGTTCGGCATGTGGCCGGTCTACTCGACGCCGGACTCGCTGTATCGCGACGACGGCTCGCTCGACCGCGTCGCGTTGAGCGCCGCGATGGCCGAGGCCGGCGCGCTCGGCGCACGCTTCGTCAAGCTGCAGCTGGGGGCGTTTGACGGACGTGCCGATGGCGATGGCCTTCGCGACGCCGTCGCCGAGGGCCGGGCGCGCCTTGTCGTCGAAAACGGCCAGTTGCGCGAAGGCGGATTGCTGAGCCAGTTCGTCGAATTATTCGCGGCCCTCGAACGCGAAAGCACCGGCGGCGTGCTCGGAATGGCGTTCGACATCGGTAATTGGCAGTGGCCCGGCGAGGACCCGCTGCACGCCGCGAAGGCATTGGCGCCGCACGTCGAGTACATCCATTGCAAGGCCGTCGTGGGCGAGGGCGCGCGCCGCTTCGCCGCCGCGCCCGCCGCCGACGACGCTTCGTGCGCCCGGATTTTTTCGGTGTTGCCGCGTCACGTGCCGCGCGGCATCGAGTTTCCGTTCGATCGAGATCGCGTCGCCAGCGACGCCAAGCGGCGTGTCGCGTGGCTCGCCGCCGCATGA
- a CDS encoding glutathione S-transferase, which yields MAYELYYWDGLQGRGEFVRLALEEAQAPYVDIAREDDGTGDMLSIMDSKTDPYPPFAPPFLKDGDLIVPHVANILLYLGPKLGLAPLDDSRFVAHGLQLTIADMVTEVHDTHHPLSNDLYYEEQKDAAKVRATEFIDHRIPKFMRYFERVLKLNPHGDGHLVGDALTYVDLSMFQLIDGLFYAFPRATKRFGEHYPRLAALHDAVMARPNIAAYLASDRRLSHNESCIFRHYPELDKAAH from the coding sequence ATGGCTTACGAACTCTATTACTGGGACGGCCTGCAAGGCCGCGGCGAATTCGTGCGGCTCGCGCTCGAAGAGGCGCAAGCGCCGTATGTCGACATCGCGCGCGAAGACGACGGCACCGGCGACATGCTGTCGATCATGGACAGCAAAACCGATCCGTACCCGCCGTTCGCCCCGCCCTTTCTGAAAGACGGCGACCTGATCGTCCCGCACGTTGCGAACATCCTGCTCTACCTCGGCCCGAAGCTCGGCCTCGCGCCGCTGGACGACTCGCGCTTCGTCGCGCACGGCCTGCAGCTCACGATCGCGGACATGGTGACCGAAGTCCACGACACGCATCATCCGCTTTCGAACGACCTGTATTACGAGGAGCAAAAGGACGCCGCCAAGGTGCGCGCGACCGAATTCATCGACCACCGCATCCCGAAGTTCATGCGCTACTTCGAGCGCGTGCTCAAGCTGAATCCGCACGGCGACGGCCACCTGGTGGGCGACGCGCTGACCTACGTGGATTTGTCGATGTTCCAATTGATCGACGGGCTGTTCTACGCATTTCCGCGAGCGACGAAGCGTTTCGGCGAGCACTACCCGCGCCTCGCCGCCCTGCACGACGCCGTGATGGCGCGTCCGAATATCGCCGCGTATCTCGCGTCGGACCGGAGGCTGTCGCACAACGAGTCGTGCATCTTCCGCCACTACCCGGAACTCGACAAAGCCGCCCACTGA
- a CDS encoding TetR/AcrR family transcriptional regulator → MTRKRLTREQSKDQTRQRLLDAALTVFTKKGYVAASVEDIAAAAGYTRGAFYSNFRGKPEVLLELLRIDHERMQSELEDIFVEGATREQMEANVLTYYSQLFRDNKCFLLWGEAKLQASRDAKFRTRFNAFMHEKREEMSSYIRAFSERVGTPLPLPAETLAIGLMGLCDGVQALYLSDPQHVTAELMESVLAGFFARVVFGRNPA, encoded by the coding sequence ATGACACGAAAACGATTGACCCGCGAACAGAGCAAGGACCAGACGCGCCAGCGTCTGCTCGATGCTGCCTTGACCGTCTTCACGAAGAAGGGATACGTCGCCGCGAGCGTGGAAGATATTGCCGCTGCGGCTGGCTACACGCGTGGCGCGTTCTATTCGAATTTCCGCGGCAAGCCGGAGGTGCTGCTCGAATTGCTCCGAATCGATCACGAGCGGATGCAATCGGAACTGGAAGACATCTTCGTCGAAGGGGCCACGCGCGAGCAGATGGAAGCGAACGTGCTGACCTATTACAGCCAGCTCTTTCGCGACAACAAGTGCTTCCTGCTATGGGGCGAGGCGAAGCTGCAAGCGAGCCGCGACGCGAAGTTCCGCACGCGCTTCAACGCATTCATGCATGAGAAGCGCGAGGAGATGTCGAGCTATATCCGGGCGTTCTCCGAGCGCGTGGGCACGCCGCTGCCGCTGCCGGCCGAAACGCTTGCGATCGGGCTCATGGGCCTGTGCGACGGCGTGCAAGCGCTTTATCTTTCCGACCCGCAGCATGTGACGGCCGAGCTGATGGAATCGGTGCTGGCCGGGTTCTTCGCGAGAGTGGTGTTCGGGCGCAATCCGGCTTGA
- a CDS encoding YeiH family protein, producing the protein MSTPHLAVPHAAHESSMRGQLNGILFVALFAAAVTSVASLPAIAGLGMSPLIVGIVAGAIYGNALRDGMPASWAAGVNFSARKLLRIAVAFFGLRVSLQEIAQVGLSGFVESVVIVVSTLALGTWAGMKLMKLDRDTAILTAAGSAICGAAAVLAFESTLQSKPHKSAMAVGSVVLFGTLSMFLYPVLNRAGWLHLDTLGVGLFFGGTIHEVGQVVGAASNVSGEATHIATIVKMTRVMLLVPVLLALGMWINRAKKPAAHEAAHHAAKPRKLAVPWFAIGFLACVVVNSLHVLPETATHTVNLIDTFALTMAMTALGIETRVSQIREAGPRALLTGFILYVWLVVGGLGITWAVERLFA; encoded by the coding sequence ATGTCCACCCCACACCTCGCCGTCCCGCACGCCGCGCACGAATCGTCGATGCGCGGCCAGCTCAACGGCATCTTGTTCGTGGCGCTGTTCGCGGCGGCCGTGACGAGCGTCGCCTCGCTCCCCGCCATCGCCGGACTCGGCATGAGCCCGCTGATCGTCGGCATCGTCGCCGGCGCGATCTACGGCAACGCGTTGCGCGACGGCATGCCCGCCAGCTGGGCCGCCGGCGTCAACTTCTCGGCGCGCAAGCTGCTGCGCATCGCGGTCGCATTCTTCGGGCTGCGTGTCAGCCTGCAGGAAATCGCACAAGTCGGCCTCTCCGGCTTCGTCGAGTCCGTGGTGATCGTCGTCAGCACGCTCGCGCTCGGCACCTGGGCCGGCATGAAGCTCATGAAGCTCGACCGCGACACCGCCATCCTCACCGCCGCCGGCAGCGCGATCTGCGGCGCCGCCGCCGTGCTCGCGTTCGAATCGACGCTGCAATCGAAGCCGCACAAGAGCGCCATGGCCGTGGGCAGCGTCGTGCTGTTCGGCACGCTGTCGATGTTCCTCTACCCGGTTCTGAATCGCGCGGGCTGGCTGCATCTCGACACGCTCGGCGTCGGCCTCTTTTTCGGCGGCACGATCCACGAGGTCGGACAGGTGGTCGGAGCGGCCAGCAACGTGAGCGGCGAAGCCACCCACATCGCGACGATCGTCAAGATGACCCGCGTCATGCTGCTCGTGCCGGTGCTGCTCGCGCTCGGCATGTGGATCAATCGGGCGAAGAAGCCGGCCGCGCATGAAGCCGCGCACCACGCCGCCAAGCCGCGCAAGCTCGCCGTACCCTGGTTCGCGATCGGGTTTCTGGCCTGTGTCGTCGTGAACTCGCTGCATGTGCTGCCGGAGACCGCCACGCACACGGTCAACCTGATCGACACCTTCGCACTCACGATGGCGATGACGGCGCTCGGCATCGAAACGCGCGTGTCGCAGATTCGCGAAGCGGGCCCGCGCGCCCTGCTGACCGGCTTCATCCTGTATGTGTGGCTGGTCGTCGGCGGATTGGGCATCACCTGGGCGGTGGAACGCTTGTTCGCCTAA
- a CDS encoding C45 family autoproteolytic acyltransferase/hydolase, whose product MSEPSLDAVRRDHAGWIFVHIEGEPYDRGEQHGQLLATEIRNAIHTAKYLARWDTGEDFETFTKAAVAQFAPKLDTEFADEIQGIADGAKLRFDEVLAWNGYMDLLQSWWPSQAAARDPRLGIKPWRGRRGHHCSAFIATGSATRDGRIVMAHNSWDRYAAGDAFNVVFDIVPEAGHRILMQGLPGCISSLTDFWITSAGLMITETTISNFAGYNAAGAPEFYRSRRATQYANSIGDWCEMFAISNNGGYANSWLLGDWKTGEIARYELGLHYSGFESTKDGFYSGYNTATDLKIRNQECIGEGEDYTDVRKNGARRLRFMQLAELHHGKIDMDLAKEMIADHHDVYLDRADNPCSRTICGHLELDDARFGGSDQGPFNPWGANDGKVVDSEMARGLAFWARWGHPCGRPFDAQAFMKRHPQWNWLNGYMRDRPSWPWARFEVLR is encoded by the coding sequence ATGAGCGAACCTTCCCTCGATGCCGTGCGCCGCGATCACGCCGGCTGGATCTTTGTCCATATCGAAGGCGAACCCTACGACCGTGGCGAACAGCACGGCCAGCTCCTCGCAACCGAGATACGGAACGCGATCCACACGGCCAAGTATTTGGCGCGCTGGGATACGGGCGAAGATTTCGAAACGTTCACGAAAGCCGCGGTCGCTCAATTCGCGCCCAAGCTCGACACCGAATTCGCCGACGAAATTCAAGGCATCGCCGACGGCGCGAAGCTGCGCTTCGACGAAGTGCTGGCCTGGAACGGCTACATGGACTTGCTGCAAAGCTGGTGGCCGAGCCAGGCTGCCGCGCGCGATCCGCGGCTCGGCATCAAGCCGTGGCGCGGCCGGCGCGGGCATCATTGCAGTGCGTTCATCGCCACCGGCAGCGCGACGCGCGACGGCCGCATCGTGATGGCGCACAACTCGTGGGACCGCTACGCCGCGGGCGACGCGTTCAACGTCGTGTTCGACATCGTTCCCGAGGCGGGCCACCGCATTCTGATGCAGGGCCTGCCCGGCTGTATTTCGAGCCTGACCGATTTCTGGATCACGTCGGCCGGCCTCATGATCACCGAGACGACGATCTCGAACTTCGCCGGCTACAACGCGGCGGGCGCGCCCGAGTTCTACCGTTCGCGCCGCGCGACGCAATACGCGAACAGTATCGGCGACTGGTGCGAGATGTTCGCGATCTCGAATAACGGCGGCTACGCGAACAGCTGGCTGCTCGGCGACTGGAAGACGGGCGAGATCGCGCGCTACGAACTCGGCCTGCACTACTCCGGATTCGAAAGCACGAAGGACGGTTTCTATAGCGGCTACAACACCGCGACAGATCTGAAGATCCGCAATCAGGAATGCATCGGCGAAGGCGAGGATTACACGGACGTGCGTAAAAACGGCGCGCGGCGCCTGCGCTTCATGCAACTGGCGGAACTGCATCACGGCAAGATCGACATGGATCTCGCCAAGGAGATGATCGCCGACCATCACGACGTCTATCTCGATCGCGCCGACAACCCGTGCTCGCGCACGATTTGCGGGCACCTCGAGCTCGACGACGCGCGCTTCGGCGGCTCGGACCAAGGTCCGTTCAACCCGTGGGGCGCGAACGACGGCAAGGTGGTCGATAGCGAAATGGCGCGCGGCCTGGCCTTCTGGGCGCGCTGGGGACATCCCTGCGGGCGGCCGTTCGACGCACAGGCGTTCATGAAACGGCATCCGCAATGGAACTGGCTCAACGGTTATATGCGCGACCGGCCGTCGTGGCCGTGGGCGCGTTTTGAGGTGCTGCGTTAG